A part of Halobaculum sp. MBLA0143 genomic DNA contains:
- a CDS encoding CPBP family intramembrane glutamic endopeptidase produces the protein MDSTNGRVQPDEQDRSDSDSLLARVWRTSEGRPRAIWRILVPVAVFASLGIGLGRLIEAVGPDTVLVTETNLALLAGTVGAVITECRLADRSLADLGLEPSGAWVRDLLVGIVFGVVFQLAVTAAWLAVGDLSFTATLQPGIGTGVVSLTALVIAVVVKFAVVGLWEEYVFRSLSIRNVAQGLAGRGVSRRTAVGASLLGVGAVFGVIHAFGAAVAFTNPVFGAVQAFASVSYFVLAYVVTGRLGLSVGIHFVSNAWVRIVVGEPGTGYPKLVAAERVAPGLGETSVFLLPTVLLMGLILAWGRYTDGDVASVSEQFVGP, from the coding sequence ATGGATTCGACGAACGGACGGGTGCAGCCCGACGAACAGGATCGATCGGACAGTGACTCGTTGCTCGCGCGGGTGTGGCGTACCTCGGAGGGACGACCGCGGGCGATCTGGCGGATACTCGTTCCGGTCGCCGTGTTCGCGTCTCTCGGGATCGGACTGGGTCGGCTGATCGAGGCGGTCGGCCCGGATACGGTGTTGGTGACGGAGACGAACCTCGCGTTGCTCGCTGGCACGGTCGGAGCCGTGATCACCGAGTGTCGACTCGCCGACCGGTCACTCGCGGACCTCGGACTCGAACCCAGTGGTGCGTGGGTCCGGGATCTCCTCGTCGGGATCGTGTTCGGCGTGGTGTTCCAACTGGCTGTGACCGCCGCTTGGCTGGCGGTCGGTGACCTCAGCTTCACCGCGACGTTGCAACCCGGCATCGGGACCGGTGTCGTCTCACTCACCGCCCTGGTGATCGCGGTCGTCGTGAAGTTCGCCGTCGTGGGGCTGTGGGAAGAGTACGTGTTCCGGAGTCTGTCGATCCGCAACGTCGCTCAAGGGCTCGCGGGACGTGGTGTGTCTCGCCGAACCGCGGTCGGTGCGTCCCTGCTGGGAGTCGGTGCCGTGTTCGGAGTGATTCACGCGTTCGGTGCTGCAGTTGCGTTCACCAATCCGGTGTTCGGTGCGGTGCAAGCGTTCGCGTCTGTCTCGTACTTCGTGTTGGCGTACGTGGTGACCGGACGACTCGGGCTCTCTGTGGGTATCCACTTCGTCAGCAACGCTTGGGTGCGGATCGTCGTCGGGGAGCCTGGCACCGGTTACCCGAAACTCGTCGCCGCCGAACGGGTTGCCCCGGGGCTGGGAGAGACGAGTGTCTTTCTCCTGCCAACAGTGCTCTTGATGGGGCTGATCCTCGCGTGGGGTCGGTACACCGACGGAGACGTGGCCTCGGTGTCCGAGCAGTTCGTCGGTCCCTGA
- a CDS encoding ferredoxin--NADP reductase has protein sequence MTHEATVVDAYRITPQVSAFRLQVPGHEFDYEPGQHTTIRFESGGEEVVRPYTPTNLPGSDELSLTIKRYDDGLASSYMHQKRPGDTVTVGPIDGSLTLADTDRDVAFLASGTGLTPMMAMVRQYLRDGSGHAHVVLGEKREETIIHRETLNELAANNPELDVTFVLSDPNWEWTGHAGYVQDHLESLFDDFDDRDFYVCGVPPMVVQTKHRLAELGAPEERIHSEGWEDGVVGDE, from the coding sequence ATGACACACGAAGCAACAGTCGTCGACGCATATCGGATCACACCACAGGTCTCGGCATTTCGGCTACAGGTGCCTGGCCACGAGTTCGACTACGAGCCCGGCCAGCACACGACAATTCGGTTCGAGTCGGGCGGCGAGGAGGTCGTTCGGCCGTACACGCCGACGAATCTCCCTGGCTCGGACGAGCTGTCGCTCACGATCAAACGATACGACGACGGGTTGGCGTCGTCGTACATGCACCAGAAACGCCCTGGTGACACGGTGACGGTCGGCCCGATCGACGGCAGCCTGACGCTGGCCGACACTGACCGTGACGTCGCGTTTCTCGCCTCTGGCACTGGACTGACGCCGATGATGGCGATGGTCCGACAGTATCTCCGAGATGGATCCGGCCACGCACACGTGGTACTCGGTGAGAAGCGAGAGGAGACGATCATCCACCGCGAGACGCTCAACGAACTCGCCGCGAACAATCCCGAACTGGACGTCACGTTCGTGCTCTCAGATCCCAACTGGGAGTGGACCGGCCACGCCGGCTACGTTCAAGATCACCTCGAATCGTTGTTCGACGACTTCGACGATCGAGACTTCTACGTCTGTGGTGTCCCACCGATGGTCGTCCAGACGAAACACCGACTCGCCGAGTTGGGTGCACCGGAGGAGCGAATCCATAGCGAGGGCTGGGAGGATGGTGTCGTGGGAGACGAGTGA